One segment of Rosa chinensis cultivar Old Blush chromosome 6, RchiOBHm-V2, whole genome shotgun sequence DNA contains the following:
- the LOC112173382 gene encoding UPF0496 protein At4g34320 yields MGMKGVRKLSRKIFKNVCNRDGDLWRSYEDACKNEKDFLTELGKFLESYEKCLIQIKKVKNNDGGNDDGYMRILEKLKNVKGASGRVYDQHFAHQILCEKVECLKTQREDLHDELTGQKEKPRKKYDCTRAWRRCLRMVTHILFIGAAAAEFACTVVAAVLAAPLVALAIAAAIIPTLAGQHWTLSWIEDSEIPSGYSDSAIRLMESKTMRSIKDLGEIQTYLCRVVKDKESLTSDLNSVIEGDEDINMKTIERLLKDINELKERARNSKSKILEASKEVS; encoded by the coding sequence ATGGGAATGAAGGGAGTGAGAAAGTTAAGTCGAAAGATCTTCAAAAACGTTTGCAATCGTGATGGAGATCTCTGGAGATCATACGAGGACGCTTGCAAGAATGAAAAGGATTTCTTAACTGAACTGGGCAAGTTCCTAGAGTCGTATGAGAAATGTTTGATTCAAATTAAGAAGGTGAAAAACAACGACGGAGGCAATGATGATGGTTACATGAGgattttggagaaattgaagaaTGTCAAGGGGGCCTCAGGTAGAGTCTATGATCAGCATTTTGCACATCAAATTTTGTGCGAAAAGGTTGAATGTTTGAAGACGCAGCGAGAAGATTTGCATGACGAATTGACAGGCCAAAAAGAAAAGCCTCGCAAGAAGTATGATTGTACTCGTGCTTGGAGACGCTGTTTGAGGATGGTCACTCATATATTGTTCATTGGTGCTGCAGCTGCTGAGTTTGCCTGCACAGTTGTGGCGGCAGTTTTGGCTGCTCCACTTGTTGCACTGGCCATTGCTGCTGCTATTATCCCAACACTAGCCGGACAGCATTGGACTCTGTCTTGGATTGAAGATTCGGAAATTCCTTCAGGGTATTCTGACTCTGCAATTCGCTTAATGGAATCCAAAACTATGCGTTCCATTAAGGATTTGGGAGAAATTCAGACGTATCTCTGTCGTGTTGTAAAGGACAAAGAATCACTCACATCCGATCTCAATTCTGTAATTGAGGGAGACGAAGATATCAACATGAAAACTATTGAGCGTCTTCTGAAGGACATTAATGAGTTGAAGGAAAGAGCAAGGAATAGCAAGTCCAAGATATTGGAGGCAAGCAAGGAGGTTTCTTAG
- the LOC112173902 gene encoding UPF0496 protein At4g34320: MGESYKKRNEQLKSFKDDPVVESLANNVRIRAEAVNNIRKKEGFSIAFLKEVTAFVSYMNGQAASVILACKQDISTSNKSFKLVVNEYLNNSEQLLDFCSALDKFVKSARDSHLYTQYVVQQCFDNKMETEYCLKILEKLKILKSSDDIHTDSAESLHQKIKGLIAQFEKLCKNLVHEIFKINEEKNRVGTQKKHTSLAYKSVSTIGLVFAGLVGADFLPDLADIVSGIAEIATDVADAASNTADAASCAVDAATHPHIESVQAASLEFINNHETASKYAVSAGFTAVAAVPLNLGHSLVMSHYDNKQKVLDNKKKDMDAIRRESESSIAELGDIKFHINQVVNEIDSLLAKTNTAVKMSDIDFLMKDMKQKLEMFMKKIDDLDAEAVKCSAETLKARDDVRNRIRL, from the coding sequence ATGGGAGAGTCATATAAGAAGCGTAATGAACAGTTGAAATCATTCAAGGATGACCCAGTTGTGGAATCCCTTGCCAACAACGTAAGAATACGTGCTGAGGCTGTCAACAACATACGTAAGAAGGAGGGTTTTTCTATCGCTTTCCTGAAAGAAGTGACGGCATTTGTTTCCTACATGAATGGCCAAGCTGCCTCTGTAATCTTGGCATGCAAACAGGATATATCGACTAGCAACAAGAGCTTTAAGCTGGTTGTCAATGAGTACTTGAACAATAGTGAGCAGCTGCTGGACTTCTGTTCTGCATTGGATAAGTTCGTGAAATCAGCTCGGGATAGTCATTTATATACACAATATGTGGTTCAACAGTGCTTTGACAACAAGATGGAAACTGAGTACTGCCTGAAGATTTTGGAGAAACTGAAGATTCTCAAGTCCTCTGATGATATCCATACTGATTCTGCTGAGAGCTTGCACCAAAAGATCAAAGGTTTGATTGCGCAGTTTGAAAAACTATGCAAGAATTTGGTGCACGAAATTTTTAAGATTAATGAAGAGAAGAATCGTGTTGGTACTCAGAAGAAACACACAAGTCTTGCATATAAGAGTGTTTCTACGATTGGTTTGGTATTTGCAGGACTTGTAGGTGCGGATTTCTTACCCGATTTAGCAGACATTGTTTCTGGTATTGCAGAAATTGCTACTGATGTTGCAGATGCTGCTTCTAATACAGCTGATGCTGCTTCGTGTGCGGTTGATGCTGCTACTCATCCACATATTGAGTCAGTACAAGCAGCATCCTTAGAATTTATTAATAATCATGAGACTGCTTCAAAGTATGCTGTCAGCGCCGGGTTTACAGCAGTTGCTGCAGTACCTTTAAACTTAGGGCATTCATTAGTGATGTCTCACTATGATAATAAacaaaaggttttggacaacaAGAAGAAGGACATGGACGCAATACGTAGAGAAAGTGAGTCATCCATTGCGGAGTTGGGCGACATTAAGTTTCACATAAATCAGGTGGTAAACGAGATTGATTCACTACTGGCAAAAACCAACACTGCAGTTAAAATGAGTGACATAGATTTCTTAATGAAGGATATGAAGCAAAAGCTGGAGatgttcatgaagaaaattgacGATTTGGATGCAGAAGCAGTGAAATGCAGCGCTGAAACATTGAAGGCAAGGGATGACGTGCGCAACAGAATCAGACTCTAG